One Ascaphus truei isolate aAscTru1 chromosome 9, aAscTru1.hap1, whole genome shotgun sequence genomic region harbors:
- the LOC142502647 gene encoding rab15 effector protein-like: MGQNQTVFFMVDNKPDVVFDVFSQALIQASHKVKGYLGFKDPQQKLRVSTRTLNEVFLVTFINFCKEQGLEDRISTSKMSRQQEILMGVDWVWTLTGTSKSSRFQIAVQTVQLVDSYKPSEMDEDPYQRILERSILELDDMNRTRYQKLLDFCSSVGPNCTGLILVYGLPGKLKEIRGVLSRHLLNFSGRRPHLNDTTLLQYLKVTESFITIKEMMHSYLCNAKKASETEHVYITFL, encoded by the coding sequence ATGGGTCAGAACCAGACAGTTTTTTTCATGGTGGACAACAAGCCAGACGTGGTGTTTGACGTTTTCTCCCAGGCTCTGATTCAGGCCTCGCACAAAGTCAAAGGTTATTTGGGGTTCAAGGACCCCCAGCAGAAGCTGAGAGTCAGCACCAGGACACTGAATGAGGTCTTTCTGGTGACCTTCATTAATTTCTGCAAAGAGCAAGGTCTGGAAGACCGGATCTCCACCAGTAAGATGTCCAGGCAGCAAGAGATCCTGATGGGAGTGGATTGGGTCTGGACCTTGACAGGAACTAGCAAGAGCTCTCGTTTCCAGATAGCGGTGCAGACGGTGCAGCTGGTGGACAGTTACAAACCCAGTGAGATGGATGAGGACCCATATCAGAGGATCCTGGAGAGGTCTATACTGGAACTGGATGACATGAACCGGACTCGATACCAAAAACTCCTGGACTTCTGCTCTTCAGTTGGCCCAAACTGCACGGGCCTGATCCTGGTGTATGGGCTGCCCGGGAAACTAAAGGAGATACGGGGGGTGCTAAGTCGGCACTTGCTGAACTTCAGTGGGAGAAGACCCCATTTAAACGACACAACTCTACTGCAGTATCTGAAGGTGACTGAGTCTTTTATCACCATCAAAGAGATGATGCACAGTTATCTCTGCAATGCTAAAAAGGCCAGTGAGACTGAGCATGTCTATATAACCTTTCTATGA